Proteins encoded together in one Solidesulfovibrio fructosivorans JJ] window:
- the ribD gene encoding bifunctional diaminohydroxyphosphoribosylaminopyrimidine deaminase/5-amino-6-(5-phosphoribosylamino)uracil reductase RibD, with amino-acid sequence MAPVDADFMARALELAERGRGFVMPNPRVGAVLVRDGGIVAEGWHKVFGGPHAEVECLHDAERKGVSPAGGTMYVTLEPCNHFGKTPPCSRTLLDAGIARVVVGCLDPNPVAGGGAALLRQEGVEVTVGVLESQCREAVADFITWQTMGRPYVTVKLAMTLDGRIATRTGDAAWVSCEASRERVHAMRAASSAVLVGGGTLRADNPRLSHRLPENHPLAHNPQPLGVVVTRRLPDADAQLALLKDRPTRLVILTDAKAAASPVATQLEKAGVRVWGLPRAANGEGLDLAAGLARLRQEARVFALLCEGGGELAASLLGQGLADELVIFYAPKVLGDAAAVPGFSGLTVPRMADAAQLRFTSMESVGTDVMVRLRPAQRPE; translated from the coding sequence ATGGCCCCTGTTGACGCGGATTTCATGGCCCGGGCCCTGGAGCTGGCCGAACGCGGCCGGGGTTTCGTCATGCCCAATCCCCGGGTCGGCGCGGTGCTGGTGCGCGACGGGGGCATCGTGGCCGAAGGCTGGCACAAGGTGTTCGGCGGGCCCCACGCCGAGGTGGAATGTTTGCACGACGCCGAGCGCAAGGGCGTCTCGCCGGCCGGCGGCACCATGTACGTGACCCTCGAGCCGTGCAACCATTTCGGCAAGACCCCGCCGTGCTCGCGTACCCTGCTGGACGCGGGCATTGCCCGCGTGGTCGTCGGCTGTCTGGACCCCAATCCCGTGGCCGGCGGCGGAGCCGCGCTGCTGCGCCAGGAAGGGGTGGAGGTCACGGTCGGCGTGCTCGAATCCCAATGCCGTGAGGCCGTGGCCGATTTCATCACCTGGCAGACCATGGGCCGGCCGTACGTGACGGTGAAGCTGGCCATGACCCTGGACGGGCGCATCGCCACCCGCACGGGCGACGCCGCCTGGGTGAGCTGCGAGGCTTCCCGGGAGCGGGTCCACGCCATGCGCGCCGCGTCCTCGGCCGTGCTGGTCGGCGGCGGCACGCTGCGCGCCGACAATCCCCGGCTGAGCCACCGCCTGCCGGAAAATCACCCGCTGGCCCACAATCCCCAGCCTCTCGGCGTGGTGGTCACGCGCCGGTTGCCGGATGCGGACGCGCAACTAGCCCTGCTTAAAGACCGGCCAACCCGGCTCGTTATCCTGACCGACGCCAAGGCCGCCGCGTCGCCTGTCGCCACACAGCTGGAAAAGGCCGGGGTACGGGTGTGGGGACTGCCCAGGGCGGCGAACGGCGAAGGGCTCGATCTGGCGGCGGGGTTGGCCCGACTGCGCCAGGAGGCGCGCGTTTTCGCGCTGCTGTGCGAAGGCGGCGGGGAACTGGCCGCCAGCCTGCTGGGCCAGGGGCTTGCCGACGAGCTGGTGATTTTCTACGCGCCCAAAGTGCTTGGCGACGCGGCGGCCGTGCCCGGTTTTTCAGGACTCACCGTTCCCCGCATGGCGGATGCGGCGCAACTGCGCTTTACCAGTATGGAAAGTGTGGGCACGGACGTCATGGTCCGGCTGCGCCCGGCGCAGCGGCCCGAATAG
- a CDS encoding deoxycytidylate deaminase: MDNRLPWPDYFMRIAYLVAERSTCLRRKVGAVAVRDRRILATGYNGSPSGTAHCLDIGCLREQMGIPSGERHELCRGLHAEQNVIIQCALHGVPIAGADIYCTTQPCLICTKMLINCQINNIYFSQGYPDPLSAKMIAEAGIGFTVLEGDYGPC, from the coding sequence ATGGACAACCGCCTGCCCTGGCCCGATTATTTCATGCGCATCGCCTACCTTGTGGCCGAGCGCAGCACCTGCCTGCGCCGCAAGGTCGGCGCCGTGGCCGTACGGGACCGCCGCATCCTGGCCACGGGTTACAACGGCTCCCCGTCCGGCACCGCCCATTGTCTGGACATCGGCTGTCTGCGCGAACAGATGGGCATCCCTTCGGGCGAACGCCACGAGCTGTGCCGGGGCCTGCACGCCGAGCAAAACGTCATCATCCAATGCGCCCTGCACGGCGTGCCCATCGCCGGCGCGGACATCTACTGCACCACCCAGCCGTGCCTGATCTGCACCAAGATGCTCATCAACTGCCAGATCAACAACATCTATTTCAGCCAGGGGTATCCCGATCCGCTCTCGGCCAAGATGATCGCCGAGGCCGGCATCGGCTTTACGGTGCTGGAGGGCGACTATGGCCCCTGTTGA
- a CDS encoding DUF4276 family protein produces MKIILLVEGETEKKALPQFFRRWLHGKIDPLPAIHTVNAKGCDNHLKECALKASMYLKENDVAAVFGLLDLYGPKTIPGHCKTTQEKCAYLRERLEKEVDSPRFKQHFAVHELEAWLLSQPDIFPTEVKRAFPGRIANPEQVDSTEPPAKLLIRLYREKIKRDYKKTANGVELFSRLDPNVAYAKCPALAAFLNDMLACLKTAAH; encoded by the coding sequence GTGAAAATCATCCTCCTCGTCGAAGGTGAAACCGAAAAGAAGGCTTTGCCGCAATTTTTCCGGCGCTGGCTGCACGGAAAAATCGACCCATTGCCGGCCATCCACACAGTCAATGCCAAGGGTTGCGACAATCATCTCAAGGAATGCGCCCTCAAGGCCTCCATGTATCTCAAAGAAAATGATGTCGCCGCCGTCTTCGGCCTGCTCGACCTGTATGGACCGAAGACCATCCCCGGCCATTGCAAAACGACGCAGGAGAAATGCGCCTATCTGCGGGAACGTCTGGAAAAGGAAGTCGACTCGCCGCGATTCAAACAGCATTTCGCGGTACATGAGTTGGAGGCTTGGCTGCTCAGCCAGCCCGATATTTTTCCTACCGAGGTAAAACGCGCCTTTCCCGGCAGGATCGCCAACCCCGAACAGGTGGATTCCACCGAGCCCCCGGCCAAACTGCTCATCCGCCTGTACAGGGAAAAAATAAAACGCGACTACAAAAAAACAGCCAATGGTGTTGAACTGTTCTCACGTCTGGACCCGAATGTCGCCTACGCTAAATGTCCCGCCCTGGCCGCCTTTCTCAACGATATGCTGGCCTGCCTCAAGACCGCCGCGCATTGA
- a CDS encoding AAA family ATPase, with translation MLIKRLEVKGFKSLKDVVWEPGSLTILIGPNGSGKSNILLALSFLQNIASGNLDNFIQENGGITRVAWDGSVRFIKVQLQSFFEIFALPTDTYYSLELALRNDTYRILKEICSEEYYDNDEKTNKLNTLIYREAGVSKITGSNGLSDIAVKIKNRLESFLSIATTPHQYDTSLYILKENIADTKIYRHLDTQSQANIRRPLITRFNKQIDSDGQNLVNVLHTLYSENRDFENDINTAMRAAFGDEFDRLVFPPAADQLVQLRIRWKSLKREQSMLDLSDGTIRFLFLMTVLCNPEPPSLIAIDEPETGLHPSMFPIIAEYAAEASKRTQVIFSTHSPQFLDAFSDCDVTTTVTSWENGETKIKNLDGEALKEWLTHYSLGTLFLSGDLEALA, from the coding sequence ATGCTCATCAAGCGATTGGAAGTGAAGGGCTTCAAGTCCCTCAAGGATGTGGTCTGGGAACCCGGGTCGCTGACGATTTTGATCGGGCCGAATGGGTCGGGGAAGAGTAATATACTTCTTGCTCTCTCGTTTCTACAAAATATAGCTAGTGGCAATTTAGATAACTTTATCCAGGAGAATGGGGGTATTACGAGAGTCGCATGGGATGGATCTGTTCGTTTTATCAAAGTCCAACTCCAATCTTTTTTTGAGATATTTGCACTGCCAACCGATACTTATTATAGCCTAGAACTTGCATTACGAAACGATACATACAGAATTCTGAAAGAGATATGCTCTGAAGAATATTACGATAATGACGAAAAAACAAACAAGCTCAATACGTTAATATATAGAGAAGCGGGGGTATCTAAGATAACAGGTTCTAATGGCCTCAGTGACATTGCAGTTAAAATAAAAAATCGACTTGAAAGTTTTTTATCTATTGCGACAACTCCGCATCAATATGACACCTCCTTATACATTCTCAAGGAGAACATAGCTGACACAAAAATATATCGTCATCTAGACACACAATCTCAAGCAAATATACGACGCCCACTCATTACAAGATTCAACAAGCAAATTGACTCAGACGGTCAAAACCTCGTCAATGTCCTCCACACCCTCTATTCCGAAAATCGAGACTTCGAAAACGACATCAACACCGCCATGCGGGCAGCCTTTGGAGACGAGTTCGATCGCCTTGTCTTTCCGCCGGCGGCTGATCAACTCGTGCAACTTCGCATCCGCTGGAAAAGCCTCAAGCGCGAACAGTCCATGCTCGACCTTTCCGACGGCACCATACGGTTCCTGTTCCTCATGACCGTGCTGTGCAACCCCGAACCACCGTCGCTTATCGCCATCGACGAGCCCGAAACCGGCCTGCACCCATCCATGTTCCCCATCATCGCCGAATACGCGGCCGAGGCGTCCAAGCGCACGCAGGTCATCTTCTCCACCCATTCGCCGCAATTCCTCGACGCTTTCAGCGATTGCGACGTGACCACAACGGTCACAAGCTGGGAGAATGGGGAAACCAAAATCAAGAATCTCGACGGCGAAGCCCTCAAGGAATGGCTCACGCACTATTCCCTGGGCACGCTCTTTCTCTCCGGCGATCTGGAGGCGTTGGCGTGA
- the glyA gene encoding serine hydroxymethyltransferase: MEELLIADPEIGRAVCLEIERQTGKLEMIASENFVSVAVRQAQGSVLTHKYAEGYPGKRYYGGCEYVDIAEDLARDRVKTLFGAEYANVQPHSGSQANMAVYFAAMKPGDTLLGMDLSHGGHLTHGSPVNFSGRLYNIVFYHVKKETGTIDYEEVERLAKEHKPTVIMAGASAYPRIIDFPRFRAIADEVGAKLVVDMAHIAGLVATGHHPSPIPYAHYTTSTTHKTLRGPRGGLILSSEEFGKSLNSQIFPGIQGGPLMHVIAAKAVAFGEALKPAFKTYQGQVVKNCQVLAKGLLDAGYDLVSGGTDNHLVLVDLTNKDVTGKDAEHALDLAGITVNKNTVPFETRSPFVTSGVRMGTAALTTRGMVEADIEKIVGWIDAAIASRENETKLDEIRKDVQKFAKGFPLFAC; the protein is encoded by the coding sequence ATGGAAGAACTGCTCATCGCCGACCCGGAAATCGGGCGCGCCGTGTGCCTGGAGATCGAACGGCAAACCGGCAAGCTCGAGATGATCGCCTCGGAGAACTTCGTCTCCGTGGCCGTGCGCCAGGCACAGGGCAGCGTGCTCACCCACAAGTACGCCGAAGGCTATCCCGGCAAGCGCTACTACGGCGGCTGCGAATACGTGGACATCGCCGAGGACCTGGCCCGCGACCGGGTCAAGACGCTTTTCGGGGCCGAGTACGCCAACGTGCAGCCCCATTCCGGCTCCCAGGCCAACATGGCCGTCTACTTCGCGGCCATGAAGCCCGGCGACACGCTGCTCGGCATGGACCTCTCCCACGGCGGCCACCTCACCCACGGTTCGCCCGTCAACTTTTCCGGCCGGCTTTACAACATCGTGTTCTACCACGTGAAAAAGGAAACCGGCACCATCGACTACGAAGAGGTCGAGCGGCTGGCCAAGGAGCACAAGCCCACCGTCATCATGGCCGGGGCCAGCGCCTATCCCCGCATCATCGACTTCCCGCGCTTTCGGGCCATCGCCGACGAGGTCGGGGCCAAGCTCGTGGTGGACATGGCCCACATCGCCGGTCTGGTCGCGACAGGGCACCATCCCTCGCCCATCCCCTACGCCCACTACACCACCTCGACCACGCACAAGACCCTGCGCGGCCCGCGCGGCGGCCTGATCCTCTCCTCCGAGGAGTTCGGCAAGTCGCTCAATTCCCAGATTTTCCCCGGCATCCAGGGCGGCCCGCTCATGCATGTCATCGCGGCCAAGGCGGTCGCCTTCGGCGAGGCCTTAAAGCCCGCCTTCAAGACCTACCAGGGACAGGTGGTGAAAAACTGCCAGGTCCTGGCCAAGGGGCTCCTGGACGCCGGCTACGATCTGGTTTCCGGCGGCACGGACAACCACCTCGTGCTGGTCGACCTGACCAACAAGGACGTGACCGGCAAGGACGCCGAGCATGCCCTGGATCTGGCCGGCATCACGGTCAACAAGAACACGGTGCCCTTTGAGACGCGTTCGCCCTTCGTCACCTCGGGCGTACGCATGGGCACGGCGGCGCTGACCACGCGCGGCATGGTCGAGGCGGACATCGAGAAGATCGTCGGCTGGATCGACGCGGCCATCGCCTCGCGGGAAAACGAGACCAAGCTGGACGAAATCCGCAAGGACGTGCAGAAATTCGCCAAGGGATTTCCGCTTTTCGCCTGCTAG
- the fabF gene encoding beta-ketoacyl-ACP synthase II: MTLHRVVVTGLAAITPIGNDLATSWTNLVAGMSGAAPITHFDAAAYDTRFACEVKNFDATAFVAPKLAKRLDRFTLFAVSAATMLMEDAGYTIDPAEAADVAVIIGCGLGGLETLEATHTKLLAQGPSRVSPFFIPTMIANMAAGQVSITVGAKGPNLCTTSACASGQHAIGCAFTDIKLGRASAAICGGVESTITPLAVGGFNALKALSTRNDDPTKASRPFDADRDGFVIGEGCGLLLLESLEHARARGARIYAEAVGYGASGDAFHMTAPPEDGEGMVLAMRAAMREADMGPADIAHINAHGTSTALNDACETMAIKTVLGGHAKKVPITSNKSMIGHCLGAAGGIESVMSVKTIAEGVIPPTINLETPDPACDLDYTPGKAKHADIATVLCNSFGFGGTNACMLYKAFAE, encoded by the coding sequence ATGACTTTACACAGGGTAGTCGTCACCGGCCTTGCGGCCATCACTCCCATCGGCAACGATCTGGCCACAAGCTGGACCAACCTCGTGGCCGGCATGTCTGGCGCGGCGCCCATCACCCACTTTGATGCCGCCGCCTACGACACGCGTTTCGCCTGCGAGGTCAAAAACTTCGATGCAACGGCGTTTGTCGCGCCAAAACTCGCCAAACGCCTGGACCGCTTCACGCTCTTCGCCGTGTCCGCCGCCACCATGCTCATGGAGGACGCGGGCTACACGATCGATCCCGCCGAAGCGGCCGACGTGGCCGTCATCATCGGCTGCGGCCTGGGTGGCCTCGAAACCCTCGAAGCCACCCACACCAAGCTGTTGGCCCAGGGACCGTCGCGGGTTTCGCCCTTTTTCATCCCCACCATGATCGCCAACATGGCCGCCGGCCAGGTGTCGATCACCGTCGGGGCCAAGGGGCCGAACCTCTGCACCACCTCGGCCTGCGCCTCGGGCCAGCACGCCATCGGCTGCGCCTTCACCGACATCAAGCTCGGCCGGGCCTCGGCCGCCATCTGCGGCGGCGTGGAATCGACCATCACGCCGCTGGCCGTCGGCGGCTTCAACGCCCTCAAAGCCCTTTCCACCCGCAACGACGATCCGACCAAGGCCTCGCGCCCCTTCGACGCGGACCGCGACGGCTTCGTCATCGGCGAGGGTTGCGGCCTGCTGCTCCTCGAGTCCCTGGAGCACGCCAGGGCCCGCGGCGCGCGCATCTATGCCGAGGCCGTCGGGTACGGCGCGTCCGGCGATGCGTTCCACATGACCGCTCCCCCCGAGGACGGCGAAGGCATGGTCCTGGCCATGCGGGCCGCCATGCGCGAGGCGGATATGGGACCGGCGGACATCGCGCACATCAACGCCCACGGCACCTCCACGGCCCTAAACGACGCCTGCGAGACCATGGCCATCAAGACCGTGCTCGGCGGCCACGCCAAAAAGGTGCCCATCACCTCCAACAAATCCATGATCGGGCACTGCCTGGGCGCGGCCGGCGGCATCGAATCGGTCATGAGCGTCAAGACCATCGCGGAGGGCGTCATTCCGCCCACCATCAACCTGGAGACGCCGGACCCGGCCTGCGACCTGGATTACACGCCGGGCAAAGCCAAGCATGCCGACATCGCGACCGTCCTTTGCAACTCGTTCGGCTTCGGCGGCACCAACGCCTGCATGCTGTACAAGGCCTTCGCCGAATAG
- a CDS encoding acyl carrier protein: protein MSVAEKVKEIIVDQLGVDAGEVNPDAKFVDDLGADSLDLTELIMAMEEEFGVEISDEDAQQIQKVQDAISFIEKKKGE, encoded by the coding sequence ATGTCTGTCGCGGAAAAAGTCAAAGAGATCATCGTGGATCAGCTCGGCGTGGACGCCGGCGAGGTCAACCCCGACGCCAAGTTCGTCGATGACCTGGGCGCGGATTCCCTGGATCTGACCGAGCTCATCATGGCCATGGAAGAGGAGTTCGGCGTGGAGATCTCCGACGAGGACGCCCAGCAGATTCAGAAAGTGCAGGACGCCATCTCCTTTATCGAAAAGAAAAAGGGCGAATAA
- the fabG gene encoding 3-oxoacyl-[acyl-carrier-protein] reductase, which translates to MRTALVTGGSRGIGAATAARLARDGFDVLLTYVSKPDAAAAVADAITAEGNRARALALDTSDPAAVTAFFAEHIKSLDLHVLVNNAGITRDGLIARMKDEDFAAVIQVNLIGAFTCLREAAKLMMKRRAGRIVNITSVVGQSGNAGQANYAAAKAGLIGLTKSAALELAPRGITVNAVAPGFVETDMTAVLPDAVKATFAERIPLKRACSPAEIAAAVGYLASDDAAYVTGQVLGINGGMYM; encoded by the coding sequence ATGCGCACGGCACTGGTCACCGGCGGGTCTCGCGGCATCGGCGCGGCCACAGCCGCACGACTCGCACGCGACGGTTTCGATGTCTTGCTCACCTACGTCAGCAAGCCGGACGCCGCCGCCGCGGTCGCGGACGCCATCACGGCCGAAGGCAACAGGGCCAGGGCCCTGGCCCTCGACACCTCCGACCCGGCCGCCGTCACCGCCTTTTTCGCCGAGCACATAAAGAGCCTCGACCTGCACGTGCTGGTTAACAACGCCGGCATCACCCGCGACGGGCTCATCGCGCGCATGAAGGACGAAGATTTCGCGGCCGTGATCCAGGTCAACCTGATCGGGGCCTTCACCTGCCTGCGCGAAGCGGCCAAGCTCATGATGAAGCGCCGCGCCGGCCGTATCGTCAACATCACCTCGGTGGTTGGCCAGTCCGGCAACGCCGGCCAGGCCAACTACGCCGCGGCCAAGGCCGGGCTCATCGGGCTGACCAAGTCCGCCGCCCTGGAACTCGCCCCGCGCGGCATCACGGTCAACGCCGTGGCCCCGGGATTCGTCGAAACCGACATGACCGCCGTGCTTCCGGACGCCGTCAAGGCGACCTTTGCCGAGCGCATTCCCCTCAAGCGCGCCTGTTCCCCCGCCGAAATCGCCGCCGCCGTGGGCTACCTCGCCAGCGACGACGCCGCCTACGTCACGGGACAGGTCCTCGGCATAAACGGCGGCATGTACATGTAA
- a CDS encoding beta-ketoacyl-ACP synthase III, whose protein sequence is MKHEAYIRGLGYYAPEKILTNADLEKMVETSDEWITTRTGIKERHIAAPGETVSDMAAEAARRALADAGIEADKVTHIFLYTVTPDYYTPSAACLVEEKLGIRGKVVQDVNAACCGFVYGLEMARAVIALHPEATVIVAAAEVLTTRTNWADRRTCVLFGDAASAAVVTSDAGGNGARVVDARLASDGSLGHLLTIQGGGSGHPYKLGDSVGEEFFLQMNGPEVFKHAVRKMTDICEQVLAANGLGNDDIALFIPHQANLRIMEAVAKKLGLPLEKVMVTVDRFGNTSASTIGIALTEARAAGRIPAGSKVLLGVFGGGFTWGSALLQF, encoded by the coding sequence ATGAAGCACGAAGCCTACATCCGCGGCCTTGGCTATTACGCGCCCGAAAAAATCCTGACCAACGCCGACCTGGAAAAAATGGTCGAGACTTCCGACGAGTGGATCACCACCCGCACCGGGATCAAGGAGCGCCATATCGCCGCCCCAGGCGAAACCGTCAGCGACATGGCGGCCGAAGCGGCCCGTCGCGCCCTGGCCGACGCCGGCATTGAAGCCGACAAAGTCACCCACATCTTTCTTTATACCGTCACCCCGGACTACTACACGCCTTCGGCCGCCTGCCTGGTGGAAGAAAAGCTCGGCATCCGGGGCAAGGTGGTCCAGGACGTCAACGCCGCCTGCTGCGGCTTCGTCTACGGCCTGGAGATGGCCCGGGCGGTCATTGCCCTGCATCCCGAAGCCACGGTGATCGTGGCAGCGGCCGAGGTGCTCACCACGCGCACCAACTGGGCCGACCGCCGCACCTGCGTGCTCTTCGGCGATGCCGCCTCCGCCGCGGTGGTCACGTCCGACGCGGGCGGCAACGGCGCGCGCGTCGTCGACGCCCGCCTGGCCAGCGACGGCTCGCTGGGGCACCTGCTCACCATCCAGGGCGGCGGCTCCGGCCATCCCTACAAGCTGGGCGATAGTGTGGGCGAAGAATTTTTTCTCCAGATGAACGGCCCCGAGGTCTTCAAGCACGCCGTGCGCAAGATGACCGATATCTGCGAACAGGTCCTGGCGGCAAACGGCCTGGGGAACGACGACATCGCCCTGTTCATCCCCCACCAGGCCAACCTGCGCATCATGGAGGCCGTGGCCAAGAAACTGGGGCTGCCCCTGGAAAAGGTCATGGTGACCGTGGACCGCTTCGGCAACACCTCGGCCTCGACCATCGGCATTGCCTTGACGGAGGCCCGGGCGGCCGGCCGCATCCCCGCCGGGAGCAAGGTCCTGCTCGGCGTCTTCGGCGGCGGTTTTACCTGGGGCTCGGCCCTGCTCCAGTTCTGA